One segment of Mycolicibacterium baixiangningiae DNA contains the following:
- a CDS encoding helix-turn-helix domain-containing protein: MADSQVRVPEPALTPPWGARLREAREARQMSLRELSRRLDVSPGHLSQVERDIVAPSISLLYAITSELNVSLDSLFSDSDRADVPAQPGADPSVPRTPGEGRYVVRSGERQVIEASPGVRWELLTPSTDTPIDFREIVYEAAPRSSNNDAFIRHDGSEFGLILEGRLHVQVEFDTYVLGVGDSIAFDSSRPHRFWNEGPGVARAAWISNATR, encoded by the coding sequence GTGGCTGACTCGCAGGTCCGCGTTCCGGAACCCGCCCTGACGCCTCCGTGGGGGGCACGTCTGCGCGAGGCGCGGGAAGCGCGGCAGATGTCACTTCGCGAGCTGTCCCGTCGTCTTGATGTGTCCCCCGGGCATCTGTCCCAAGTCGAACGCGACATCGTCGCGCCGTCGATCAGCCTGCTCTACGCGATCACCTCTGAACTCAACGTGTCGCTGGACTCACTGTTCAGCGACAGCGATCGCGCCGATGTCCCGGCGCAGCCGGGGGCGGACCCGAGCGTGCCGCGGACCCCCGGGGAGGGCCGATACGTGGTCAGGTCCGGCGAACGCCAGGTGATCGAGGCGAGCCCGGGGGTGCGCTGGGAGCTGCTCACACCGTCCACCGACACGCCGATCGACTTCCGCGAGATCGTCTACGAAGCCGCACCGCGGTCGTCGAACAACGACGCGTTCATCCGCCATGACGGTTCGGAGTTCGGTCTGATCCTGGAAGGCCGGTTGCACGTCCAGGTCGAGTTCGACACCTACGTCCTCGGTGTCGGCGACTCGATCGCGTTCGATTCCTCACGGCCACACCGATTTTGGAATGAAGGACCAGGGGTGGCCCGGGCCGCCTGGATATCGAACGCCACGCGCTGA
- a CDS encoding DJ-1/PfpI family protein gives MPTNPENTRVVVLAADFFEESELIYPALRLREEGYEVSVAGVGTAPVRGKSAPPRPRRPDACADRLTSLTLS, from the coding sequence GTGCCCACAAACCCCGAAAACACCCGTGTCGTCGTCCTCGCCGCGGACTTCTTCGAAGAATCCGAGCTGATCTACCCCGCGCTGCGGCTTCGAGAAGAGGGCTACGAGGTGTCCGTGGCCGGTGTGGGCACCGCACCGGTGCGCGGCAAGTCAGCTCCCCCACGACCTCGGCGCCCGGATGCGTGCGCTGATCGCCTTACTTCCCTGACCCTGTCCTGA
- a CDS encoding aromatic ring-hydroxylating oxygenase subunit alpha: protein MKSPIPIAEFDSSDQDTSLAVSLPPDTYTSEAFYRFEFEAVWNHEWICIGRATDITRPGDFFTVTVGDDPLITVRGRDDQIRVMANVCQHRAMILVEGNGNKRRFQCPYHSWVYGLDGKLQSAPELNNSPCFDKSTVALPTVRSEIWEGFIFVTFDDTIPSITQRLSGVSDYLRNWDIASLKSAAPQEFAEYRFNWKLFGDECYHCQFLHSHSWVPMYPTSAEQINFDAPFNDTANGIVGYELISVEEGASPTKTGRVLQPYLPNLTPEQRSKLAYVTIAPNLLIIAMPDKVKYFNWMPGNADTSRFAATWMYPESTLALPNFEAEWKQEVADLAEVMREDEMAWNGTQRGMASRFAPRGRYAPPEDVLVNLNHWLVEKYRVADRQP, encoded by the coding sequence ATGAAAAGCCCCATTCCGATCGCGGAGTTCGACAGCAGCGACCAGGACACCTCACTGGCAGTGTCGCTGCCACCGGACACCTACACCTCGGAGGCGTTCTACCGCTTCGAGTTCGAGGCGGTGTGGAACCACGAATGGATCTGCATCGGCCGCGCCACCGACATCACCCGCCCCGGTGACTTCTTCACCGTCACCGTCGGTGACGACCCGCTCATCACGGTGCGTGGTCGCGACGATCAGATCCGGGTGATGGCCAACGTATGTCAGCACCGCGCGATGATCCTCGTCGAAGGGAACGGCAACAAGCGACGGTTCCAGTGCCCCTACCACTCTTGGGTGTACGGGCTGGACGGCAAGCTGCAGTCCGCGCCGGAGCTCAACAACTCGCCCTGCTTCGACAAGTCGACCGTGGCACTGCCCACCGTCCGCTCCGAGATCTGGGAAGGGTTCATCTTCGTCACGTTCGACGACACCATTCCCTCGATCACCCAGCGTCTGTCCGGCGTGTCGGACTACCTACGCAACTGGGACATCGCGTCACTGAAATCGGCTGCTCCCCAGGAGTTCGCCGAATACAGGTTCAACTGGAAACTCTTCGGCGACGAGTGCTATCACTGCCAGTTCCTGCACTCGCACTCCTGGGTGCCGATGTACCCCACCTCCGCCGAGCAGATCAACTTCGACGCGCCGTTCAACGACACCGCCAACGGCATCGTCGGCTACGAGCTGATCAGCGTGGAAGAGGGCGCCTCGCCCACCAAGACCGGGCGGGTGCTGCAGCCCTACCTACCCAACCTCACCCCCGAACAGCGGTCGAAGCTGGCGTACGTCACCATCGCGCCGAACCTGCTCATCATCGCGATGCCCGACAAGGTCAAGTACTTCAACTGGATGCCCGGCAACGCGGACACCTCACGGTTCGCCGCGACCTGGATGTACCCGGAATCCACACTGGCACTGCCGAACTTCGAAGCCGAATGGAAGCAGGAGGTCGCCGACCTCGCCGAGGTCATGCGCGAAGACGAGATGGCATGGAACGGTACGCAACGCGGAATGGCGTCGCGTTTCGCGCCGCGGGGACGTTACGCTCCGCCCGAGGACGTGCTGGTCAACCTCAACCACTGGCTCGTGGAGAAGTACCGCGTCGCCGACCGGCAGCCGTGA
- a CDS encoding PDR/VanB family oxidoreductase, with amino-acid sequence MTGSDAAAPVLSEVDSDTFTLEVTARRLVGCDIVVLELASPDGTALPPWQPGAHLEVNLPAVDGDVMLRQYSLCGDPLQADVYRIAVLALADGRGGSSYILDNVHPGTTVRVRGPRNHFPLEDAPSYAFVAGGIGITPILAMARATAAAGKPWKAVYLARDSQRLAFGDELMALGPDATMWTDEEHGRFDLAGFVDDLPAGTHLYACGPGPMLDALEALHSPDSTWQLHLERFAAITVDTSCDVPFEVVVKSSGTSLTVPPDCSILSVLRKHGIQMEYSCSEGVCGTCETDVLEGIPDHRDAVLSPEEQEANETMMVCVSRARTPRLVLDI; translated from the coding sequence GTGACCGGGTCCGACGCCGCGGCGCCGGTCCTCTCCGAGGTCGACAGCGACACGTTCACCCTCGAGGTCACGGCCCGTCGTCTGGTGGGTTGCGACATCGTCGTGCTGGAACTAGCTTCCCCGGACGGCACCGCATTGCCACCCTGGCAGCCGGGCGCTCACCTGGAAGTCAATCTTCCCGCCGTCGACGGCGACGTCATGCTGCGCCAGTACTCGTTATGTGGCGACCCGCTGCAAGCGGATGTGTACCGCATCGCGGTGCTCGCACTGGCGGACGGTCGCGGTGGCTCCTCGTACATCCTCGACAACGTCCATCCCGGCACGACGGTGCGGGTCCGCGGTCCCCGCAACCATTTCCCGCTCGAGGACGCCCCGTCGTATGCGTTCGTCGCCGGCGGTATCGGGATCACACCGATCCTGGCGATGGCCCGCGCCACCGCGGCCGCCGGCAAACCGTGGAAGGCTGTGTACCTGGCGCGCGACAGCCAGCGGCTCGCCTTCGGCGACGAACTGATGGCGCTGGGACCCGACGCCACCATGTGGACCGACGAGGAACACGGTCGGTTCGACCTGGCCGGATTCGTCGACGATCTACCGGCCGGCACGCACCTGTACGCGTGTGGGCCGGGGCCGATGCTCGACGCTCTTGAGGCGCTGCACTCGCCGGATTCGACGTGGCAATTGCACCTCGAACGGTTCGCGGCCATCACTGTCGACACTAGCTGCGACGTCCCCTTCGAGGTGGTGGTCAAGAGCAGCGGCACTTCACTCACCGTACCGCCGGATTGCTCGATCCTGTCGGTGTTACGCAAGCACGGCATCCAGATGGAGTACTCCTGCTCCGAAGGCGTGTGCGGAACATGTGAAACCGATGTGCTGGAGGGTATTCCGGACCACCGCGATGCCGTCCTGTCACCGGAGGAACAAGAGGCCAACGAGACGATGATGGTGTGCGTCTCGCGGGCACGGACCCCACGACTGGTCCTGGACATCTAA
- a CDS encoding NAD-dependent epimerase/dehydratase family protein — MSAPTKVVVTGGSGRVGRYVVDELATGFDVTNVDLTQSSADVEYAEGDVTDLDSMRRALKGADAVVHLAAIDFDWKAAPEQYIRVNTMGTWNVLQAAAENDLQKVVLCSSVSACGLSEMRADWTPQSLQVDERHELRPVQAYSVSKQIMETMGRSIATGTDMDVLCLRPLAVVLPETIGEYCEFIDNPDTHWLYYYVHARDVATGFRRALESRGLKFGTFFLSADDTSRSEPTLDWYRDRIGELPEILNPRVFQTNPRTSIFSNQHARQVLGWEPTTEFPALRAEFGL; from the coding sequence ATGTCAGCCCCCACCAAGGTCGTCGTCACCGGCGGATCGGGACGCGTCGGACGGTATGTCGTCGACGAACTCGCCACCGGCTTCGACGTCACCAATGTCGATCTCACCCAGTCCTCGGCAGATGTCGAGTACGCCGAAGGCGATGTGACCGACCTCGACAGCATGCGGCGAGCCCTCAAGGGCGCCGACGCCGTGGTGCATCTCGCCGCGATCGACTTCGACTGGAAAGCCGCACCGGAGCAGTACATCCGGGTCAACACGATGGGTACGTGGAACGTGCTCCAGGCGGCGGCGGAGAACGACCTTCAGAAGGTCGTCCTGTGTTCCAGCGTGTCCGCCTGCGGGCTGTCGGAGATGCGGGCCGACTGGACACCGCAGAGCTTGCAGGTCGACGAGCGCCACGAACTGCGGCCCGTTCAGGCCTACAGCGTGAGCAAGCAGATCATGGAGACGATGGGGCGCAGCATCGCCACCGGTACCGACATGGACGTCCTGTGTCTGCGACCGCTTGCGGTGGTGCTGCCGGAGACGATCGGCGAATACTGCGAGTTCATCGACAATCCGGACACCCATTGGCTGTACTACTACGTGCACGCCCGTGACGTCGCCACCGGATTCCGCCGGGCACTGGAGAGCCGTGGGCTGAAGTTCGGCACGTTCTTCCTCAGCGCCGACGACACGTCCCGCTCAGAGCCCACGCTCGACTGGTATCGCGACCGCATCGGTGAGCTACCCGAGATCCTCAATCCCCGTGTGTTCCAGACCAATCCGCGTACGTCGATCTTCAGTAACCAGCACGCACGCCAGGTCCTCGGCTGGGAGCCCACCACTGAATTCCCCGCCCTGCGCGCGGAATTCGGGCTCTGA